A stretch of the Streptomyces venezuelae genome encodes the following:
- a CDS encoding SpoIIE family protein phosphatase has translation MTETPEPRGLLDVLGVAAVVLDAEGRIRFWSPEAEHLFGWTAPEALGRFAGQLLVHREHLELVMGLFAEVLAGGESWTGAFPVRHKNGDVRMVEFRNMRLQDTFGDLYALGICADHATVQRVETDLALSDRLVSQSPIGLALMDPHLRYVLVNPALERINGIPAADHLGRTIRETLPFLDVDELEKALRQVLATGVPLIDQYSVGRTPADPDEDHAWSVSFYRLEGAQGRVLGVGVSVVDVTERHRSATEADRARRRLALIAEASTRVGTTLEVDRTAHELAEVVVPALADVAAVDVLDSVLSCRRPGAPDSGPELFRALAVKTAYPTEAMTAADPAGDLAMYGEDRLVTRCVHTARPVLVSAVRPEDLPRIARNAEAAALLERAGVHSYLAVPLIARGEVLGALDLKRARNPLPFDEDDVVLATELAARAAVSIDNARWYQSVRNSAETLQRSLLPRVPPHPPGLEIASRYRPAHASNEVGGDWYDVIPMAGDKTALVVGDVMGSGIDAAATMGRLRTATCAFSDLDLDPARVLRHLDKITSGLEHYIATCLYAVYDPHLGQCRIANAGHLPPVLLRADSGRAELVELPTGAPLGVGGIPFETVAVDFRAGDQLVLYTDGLVETRNDPIDERLAALAALLDDPGRPLEETCDLLLDGLRQDEVSDDVALLIARSRP, from the coding sequence GTGACCGAGACTCCGGAGCCCAGGGGACTGCTGGATGTCCTCGGCGTGGCTGCCGTGGTGCTCGATGCGGAGGGGCGCATCCGGTTCTGGAGCCCCGAGGCCGAGCACCTCTTCGGCTGGACCGCGCCGGAGGCCCTCGGCCGGTTCGCCGGGCAGCTCCTGGTCCACCGCGAGCACCTGGAACTGGTGATGGGGCTCTTCGCCGAGGTACTGGCCGGCGGGGAGAGCTGGACCGGGGCCTTCCCCGTCCGGCACAAGAACGGCGACGTCCGGATGGTGGAGTTCCGGAACATGCGGCTCCAGGACACCTTCGGGGACCTGTACGCACTCGGGATCTGCGCCGATCACGCCACCGTCCAGCGGGTGGAGACCGACCTCGCCCTGTCCGACCGGCTGGTCTCCCAGTCGCCGATCGGGCTGGCCCTGATGGACCCCCATCTGCGGTACGTCCTGGTCAACCCGGCGCTCGAACGGATCAACGGCATCCCGGCGGCCGATCACCTGGGCCGCACCATCCGGGAGACACTGCCCTTCCTCGACGTCGACGAGCTGGAGAAGGCGCTGCGCCAGGTGCTGGCCACCGGGGTGCCGCTGATCGACCAGTACTCGGTCGGCCGCACCCCCGCCGACCCGGACGAGGACCACGCCTGGTCGGTGTCCTTCTACCGGCTGGAGGGTGCCCAGGGCCGGGTGCTGGGGGTGGGCGTCTCGGTGGTCGACGTCACCGAGCGGCACCGGTCGGCCACCGAGGCGGACCGGGCCCGGCGGCGGCTGGCCCTGATCGCCGAGGCCTCCACCCGGGTGGGCACCACTCTGGAGGTGGACCGGACCGCCCACGAGCTGGCCGAGGTGGTGGTGCCGGCGCTGGCGGACGTGGCGGCGGTGGACGTCCTCGACTCGGTGCTGTCCTGCCGCCGCCCGGGCGCCCCGGACAGCGGCCCCGAGCTGTTCCGGGCCCTCGCGGTGAAGACCGCCTATCCGACCGAGGCGATGACCGCCGCCGACCCGGCCGGCGATCTCGCCATGTACGGGGAGGACCGGCTGGTCACCCGCTGCGTGCACACGGCCCGGCCGGTGCTGGTCTCCGCGGTCCGCCCGGAGGACCTGCCGCGCATCGCGCGCAATGCGGAGGCCGCCGCACTGCTGGAGCGGGCGGGGGTGCACTCGTACCTGGCGGTGCCGCTGATCGCCCGCGGGGAGGTGCTGGGCGCCCTCGACCTGAAGCGGGCCCGCAATCCGCTGCCCTTCGACGAGGACGATGTGGTGCTGGCCACCGAGCTGGCCGCCCGGGCGGCCGTCAGCATCGACAACGCCCGCTGGTACCAGAGCGTGCGGAACTCGGCCGAGACCCTCCAGCGGAGCCTGCTGCCGCGGGTGCCGCCGCACCCGCCCGGCCTGGAGATCGCCTCCCGGTACCGGCCCGCGCACGCCTCCAACGAGGTCGGCGGGGACTGGTACGACGTGATCCCGATGGCCGGGGACAAAACGGCGCTGGTGGTCGGCGATGTGATGGGCAGCGGCATCGACGCCGCCGCGACCATGGGCCGGCTGCGTACCGCCACCTGCGCCTTCTCCGACCTCGACCTCGATCCGGCCCGGGTGCTCCGGCACCTGGACAAGATCACCTCAGGGCTGGAGCACTACATCGCCACCTGCCTGTACGCGGTCTACGACCCCCACCTGGGGCAGTGCCGGATCGCCAATGCCGGGCACCTGCCCCCCGTCCTGCTGCGGGCGGACAGCGGCCGGGCGGAGCTGGTCGAGCTGCCGACCGGCGCCCCCCTGGGGGTCGGCGGGATCCCCTTCGAGACCGTCGCGGTGGATTTCCGCGCGGGTGACCAGCTGGTCCTGTACACCGACGGGCTGGTCGAGACCCGCAACGATCCGATCGACGAACGGCTGGCGGCCCTGGCGGCCCTGCTGGACGACCCGGGACGGCCGCTGGAGGAGACCTGCGACCTGCTGCTCGACGGGCTGCGGCAGGACGAGGTGTCCGACGATGTCGCGCTGCTGATCGCCCGGAGCCGGCCGTGA
- a CDS encoding SpoIIE family protein phosphatase encodes MDTHQAHQWAGEAPEQPQRAVGYAGVLRELLPIALWREDADGRVVEWSLAAQDLLGHLPEEIIGRSAATVLVPEGNRELADELTRRVHAGETVIGTLSVRHRSGQPVTMEMWIVPAPAPDGRPGALLVAVETSEVMHMRDSLAALESLFTQSPIGLATLGTDLRFLRVNEALARMNGVSAADHLGKRLSEVAPGINATALEAMMRQAIDRATPVIDTRRTGRTPADPGRDHTWSCSYAPLRDTSGRILGVIASIIDITEGQQALVEAERARQRLALLAEAGTRIGTTLDLHQTAREIADVLVPRLADSADVQMLEEILAPDEAGTARHGLVRRLAATFPDPSAPTAKLAPGMTFQVPLGSVYDRVIEQGRPMNLTYADIPALITDPRAENLRTYLSTRIGSARLIPLVARGTVLGAVVVTRLLSREPFGEQDCLLIDELVSRAALNMDNARMYTGQREAALTLQRSLTHNTLPKVPGLALTGRYVPASEHDVGGDWYDAISLPGNRTALVIGDVMGHGIHAAAVMGQLRTAVRTLAGHDVPPVHMLHSLDAIVADLGEDEMATCVYAVHDPATGGCDLARAGHPPPALVTPDGTVRFLDGPPGTPLGTGADSFHSEHVPLPAGSLLALYTDGLIESRHRDLDEGMRQLARALAGPDRPLDAICEATLTHLTPSPAQDDVALLLARPLFQPGGGYVS; translated from the coding sequence TTGGACACACATCAGGCGCACCAGTGGGCGGGCGAGGCGCCGGAGCAGCCCCAACGTGCCGTCGGCTACGCGGGAGTGCTCCGCGAACTGCTCCCGATCGCCCTGTGGCGGGAGGACGCGGACGGCCGGGTGGTGGAATGGTCCCTCGCCGCCCAGGACCTCCTCGGCCACCTCCCCGAAGAGATCATCGGCCGCTCCGCCGCCACCGTCCTGGTCCCCGAAGGCAACCGAGAACTCGCCGACGAGCTGACCCGCCGCGTCCACGCCGGCGAAACCGTCATCGGCACCCTCTCCGTACGCCACCGCAGCGGCCAGCCGGTGACCATGGAGATGTGGATCGTCCCCGCTCCCGCCCCGGACGGCCGCCCCGGCGCCCTGCTCGTCGCCGTGGAAACCTCCGAGGTCATGCACATGAGGGACTCCCTCGCCGCCCTCGAGAGCCTCTTCACCCAATCGCCCATCGGCCTCGCCACCCTCGGCACCGACCTGCGGTTCCTCCGCGTCAACGAAGCCCTCGCCCGGATGAACGGCGTGTCCGCCGCCGACCACCTCGGCAAACGCCTCAGCGAAGTGGCTCCCGGCATCAACGCCACCGCCCTCGAAGCGATGATGCGGCAGGCCATCGACCGCGCCACCCCCGTCATCGACACCCGCCGCACCGGCCGCACCCCCGCCGACCCCGGCCGCGACCACACCTGGTCCTGCTCCTACGCACCGCTGCGCGACACCTCCGGCCGCATCCTCGGCGTGATCGCCTCCATCATCGACATCACCGAAGGCCAGCAGGCCCTCGTCGAAGCCGAACGCGCCCGCCAGCGCCTCGCCCTGCTCGCCGAAGCAGGCACCCGCATCGGCACCACCCTCGACCTGCACCAGACCGCCCGCGAGATCGCCGACGTCCTCGTCCCCCGGCTCGCCGACTCCGCCGACGTCCAGATGCTCGAGGAAATCCTCGCCCCCGACGAGGCCGGCACCGCACGCCACGGACTCGTCCGCCGGCTCGCCGCCACCTTCCCCGACCCCTCCGCCCCCACCGCCAAACTCGCCCCCGGCATGACCTTCCAGGTCCCCCTCGGCTCCGTCTACGACCGGGTCATCGAGCAGGGCCGCCCGATGAACCTCACCTACGCCGACATCCCGGCCCTCATCACCGACCCCCGCGCCGAAAACCTCCGCACCTACCTCTCCACCCGGATCGGCTCCGCCCGGCTGATCCCGCTGGTCGCCCGCGGCACCGTCCTCGGCGCCGTCGTGGTGACCCGCCTCCTCAGCCGCGAACCCTTCGGGGAACAGGACTGCCTGCTCATCGACGAACTCGTCTCCCGCGCCGCCCTCAACATGGACAACGCCCGCATGTACACCGGCCAGCGCGAAGCCGCCCTCACCCTCCAGCGCAGCCTCACCCACAACACCCTGCCCAAGGTGCCCGGCCTCGCCCTCACCGGCCGCTATGTGCCCGCCAGCGAGCACGACGTGGGCGGCGACTGGTACGACGCCATCAGCCTGCCCGGCAACCGCACCGCCCTCGTCATCGGCGACGTCATGGGCCACGGCATCCACGCCGCCGCCGTGATGGGCCAGCTGCGCACCGCCGTCCGCACCCTGGCCGGCCACGACGTCCCGCCCGTGCACATGCTCCACTCCCTGGACGCCATCGTCGCCGACCTCGGCGAGGACGAGATGGCCACCTGCGTGTACGCCGTCCACGATCCCGCCACCGGCGGCTGCGACCTCGCCCGGGCCGGCCACCCGCCGCCCGCCCTGGTCACCCCCGACGGCACGGTCCGCTTCCTCGACGGCCCGCCCGGCACCCCGCTCGGCACCGGAGCCGACTCCTTCCACTCCGAGCACGTCCCGCTGCCCGCCGGCAGCCTGCTCGCCCTCTACACCGACGGGCTCATCGAATCCCGGCACCGCGACCTCGACGAGGGCATGCGCCAGCTCGCCCGCGCCCTGGCCGGCCCGGACCGCCCCCTGGACGCCATCTGCGAAGCCACCCTCACCCACCTCACCCCCTCCCCGGCCCAGGACGACGTAGCCCTTCTGCTCGCCCGGCCGCTCTTCCAGCCGGGCGGCGGTTACGTCTCGTAG
- a CDS encoding tetratricopeptide repeat protein, with product MGMNEVQHGSADARSEVAVAYLALADGELGHAARHLGSAFAAEPELPEAHQALAELAAAAGGALAALEWFPTDEAYSGIVGCMAHLYAAAGFWDAAVDRLGAVIGAEPERGWAQVAWLARPDLAGLVSPEAVGRAVAAVTGGLPEGPAPAGLREAVGPFRALVAAVLERHPEHTALLTLASVLARRLGEPEAAVRWAEQALAVCQAEIAQDPSDLDRYVDVAEVYQRTGRPAEGLPWLDRVLDIDPAHPTAGPAVHALRHAAEGGGTEHLLALSDHLREYPDHGYAGHLLAELCDGVPWLGHVHPASEASLGVLHRILADPAAAPGSGIELVGSHLEPPSTVLAVRMGLPRSGIAYKCVPLPDPRLPQHEVGTRLWEFDGPAARPALDPPSRPAAELVRQVASVGWDAPGAAYDHAVRLSGLSLGDLLAVCVHPPLPRDSAQGAYLLGRQPELWVRAVQTFACLGIAHHHADEPWRASRRRAVLTDLLFGPEDWVNEAAGFALLATAWADPAAREEVGALLTDRMTAVGLAWQERDATILASLCRLVLGCPWVERGVREVAARMLAAVTRYET from the coding sequence ATGGGGATGAACGAGGTGCAGCACGGTTCGGCGGACGCCCGCAGCGAGGTGGCGGTGGCGTATCTGGCCCTGGCCGACGGGGAGCTGGGCCATGCGGCCCGGCATCTCGGCTCCGCGTTCGCGGCCGAGCCGGAGCTGCCGGAGGCACACCAGGCGCTCGCCGAGCTGGCCGCCGCGGCCGGCGGGGCGCTGGCCGCGCTGGAGTGGTTCCCGACCGACGAGGCGTATTCGGGGATCGTGGGCTGTATGGCGCACTTGTACGCCGCGGCGGGGTTCTGGGATGCGGCGGTCGACCGGCTGGGAGCGGTGATCGGTGCCGAGCCGGAGCGCGGCTGGGCGCAGGTCGCCTGGCTGGCCCGGCCGGATCTGGCCGGGCTGGTCTCCCCCGAGGCGGTGGGCCGGGCGGTGGCGGCGGTGACGGGCGGCCTGCCCGAGGGGCCGGCGCCGGCCGGGCTGCGGGAGGCGGTGGGCCCGTTCCGTGCGCTGGTGGCGGCGGTACTGGAGCGGCACCCGGAGCACACCGCGCTGCTGACCCTGGCGTCCGTACTGGCCCGGCGGCTCGGTGAGCCGGAGGCGGCCGTGCGCTGGGCCGAGCAGGCGCTGGCGGTCTGTCAGGCGGAGATCGCCCAGGACCCGTCCGACCTGGACCGGTACGTGGACGTGGCCGAGGTGTACCAGCGCACCGGGCGGCCCGCCGAGGGCCTGCCCTGGCTGGACCGGGTCCTGGACATCGACCCGGCGCACCCCACGGCCGGCCCGGCGGTGCATGCGCTGCGGCATGCCGCCGAGGGCGGCGGGACGGAGCATCTGCTGGCCCTCTCCGACCATCTGAGGGAGTACCCGGACCACGGCTACGCGGGTCATCTGCTGGCGGAGCTGTGCGACGGGGTGCCGTGGCTGGGGCATGTGCACCCGGCGTCCGAGGCGAGTCTGGGTGTGCTGCACCGGATACTGGCCGATCCGGCGGCGGCGCCGGGCAGCGGGATCGAGCTGGTCGGTTCGCATCTGGAGCCGCCCAGCACCGTGCTGGCGGTGCGGATGGGGCTGCCGCGGTCGGGGATCGCGTACAAGTGCGTGCCCCTGCCGGATCCGCGCCTTCCGCAGCACGAGGTGGGGACCCGGCTCTGGGAGTTCGACGGGCCGGCGGCCCGGCCGGCGCTGGACCCGCCGTCGAGGCCGGCCGCGGAGCTGGTCCGGCAGGTTGCGTCGGTGGGCTGGGATGCGCCGGGGGCGGCGTACGACCATGCGGTGCGGCTGTCCGGGCTGTCGCTGGGCGACCTGCTGGCGGTGTGCGTGCATCCGCCGCTGCCGCGGGACAGTGCGCAGGGTGCGTATCTGCTGGGGCGGCAGCCGGAGTTGTGGGTGCGGGCGGTGCAGACCTTCGCCTGTCTGGGCATCGCCCACCACCATGCGGACGAGCCGTGGCGGGCTTCGCGGCGGCGGGCGGTGCTGACGGACCTGCTGTTCGGGCCGGAGGACTGGGTGAACGAGGCGGCGGGGTTTGCGCTGCTGGCGACGGCGTGGGCGGATCCGGCGGCGCGGGAGGAAGTGGGGGCGCTGCTGACGGACCGGATGACGGCGGTGGGGCTGGCGTGGCAGGAGCGGGACGCGACGATCCTGGCGTCGTTGTGCCGGCTGGTGCTGGGCTGCCCTTGGGTGGAGCGGGGGGTGCGTGAGGTCGCGGCCCGCATGCTGGCCGCGGTGACCCGCTACGAGACGTAA
- a CDS encoding DUF4360 domain-containing protein, with protein sequence MFRTVFTSGATAALLATAALTPSAGIAAPRPAPPTGNVTIDLASVNGSGCRPGSATVDVSPDNSAFTVTYSEYLAQVGKGAQPTEFRKNCQLGLRVTVPQGFTYAIAKVDYRGFASLQDQASGTQQAGYYFQGMSQTQRRSHTFRGPLQGNWQVTDTTPVESLAFAPCGEKRNFNINTELRVDAGDSDTETTNSFMAMDSTDGTFNTVYHFSWKECPVRR encoded by the coding sequence GTGTTCAGAACGGTGTTCACCAGTGGCGCGACCGCCGCACTGCTCGCAACCGCCGCCCTCACCCCCTCGGCGGGGATCGCCGCGCCCCGGCCGGCGCCCCCCACCGGAAACGTCACCATCGACCTCGCCTCCGTCAACGGCTCCGGCTGCCGGCCCGGCAGCGCCACCGTGGACGTGTCACCGGACAACTCGGCCTTCACCGTCACCTACAGCGAGTACCTCGCGCAGGTCGGCAAGGGGGCCCAGCCCACCGAGTTCCGCAAGAACTGCCAGCTGGGCCTGCGCGTCACCGTCCCGCAGGGCTTCACCTACGCCATCGCCAAGGTCGACTACCGCGGCTTCGCCAGCCTCCAGGACCAGGCGTCCGGCACCCAGCAGGCCGGCTACTACTTCCAGGGCATGTCCCAGACCCAGCGCCGCAGCCACACCTTCCGCGGTCCGCTCCAGGGCAACTGGCAGGTCACCGACACCACCCCGGTGGAGTCGCTCGCCTTCGCCCCCTGCGGCGAAAAGCGCAACTTCAACATCAACACCGAGCTGCGGGTGGACGCCGGCGACTCGGACACCGAGACCACCAACAGCTTCATGGCGATGGACTCGACCGACGGCACCTTCAACACCGTCTACCACTTCTCCTGGAAGGAATGCCCGGTCCGCCGCTGA
- a CDS encoding helix-turn-helix transcriptional regulator — protein sequence MATTGNAEATVGHGELIEAVDRALTTRGRVILTGPAGAGKTVLAGAVAGAAEARGETVLRLAPEAADRSLPEAGAAALLASVPGAALDRLAGPQRAAVALLCRETDAPRAGRDDVALRLAVVEVLRSLAVAEPLLIVLDDAQWLDPESAGLLRFALRLTPPGVRLLAAECDRGGTPVAEALCGPGTPAVRVPPLGADEVAELLVRHGLPARLAGRIHQASGGNPRLALALGHSLAEAGDGCAHHADTLPVSGPARQVTRRLLAEAPDRAHPALLLAALTGRPTTALLRRAGRPDAEAELAEAERAGLVTVGQDGTVTFTAGALPTVLAADAGWPERAAGHAALAAAVDDPVQAVRHRALAVDLPDERLAGELGEAAAACRRRGNRALAAELGLLAAERTPVDRPAAEMARLVAAAEDAGWSGRADLARRAARAVLARDAAPADRVRARLAVIDAAGQALADLDETFAHAMADAAGDPALRAAVQLRVAWKLNLSDGDPVRSRAAAAEAGELAKAGGDRVAEAMALTVRARMGRILGDPQAEEILAEALALPAPDVPLGMRNAPQYLAVRHALFDDRSADAREQLLVLLPAVERTGSAEDVFEVLRSLTEVELRSGRCAAGSAHARRALQLTIEAGLSPGPAWYLAAMAEYMGGSFVRAAGYARRGVQASEEERDQVFLSRSLYALGLVELAGGEAAKAVATLRRVADLEAAQQVVDPSVLRWHGELAEALVAADAPAEAAALLDEVRAVAVRLGRSGVVASLDRAQGLLMAAAGEPDAAVVLLAATAERFEGLGLPWERGRTLLALARVERRRRRRAPARAALESAAEVFERAGAAPWVELTRQVPAGTGRGPAPGRGPGAGPEVLTEAEARLALLVGQGASNQEAAAKLFLSVKTVEARLTRIYQKLDVRSRAQLAAALRRG from the coding sequence GTGGCGACGACGGGGAACGCTGAGGCGACCGTCGGACACGGCGAACTGATCGAGGCGGTCGACCGCGCGCTGACCACGCGCGGCCGGGTGATCCTCACCGGCCCGGCCGGAGCCGGCAAGACCGTCCTGGCCGGGGCGGTGGCGGGCGCCGCCGAGGCCCGCGGCGAGACCGTGCTCCGGCTGGCCCCCGAGGCCGCGGACCGCTCGCTGCCGGAGGCCGGCGCCGCGGCGCTGCTCGCCTCCGTGCCCGGCGCCGCGCTGGACCGGCTGGCCGGACCGCAGCGCGCCGCCGTCGCCCTGCTGTGCCGCGAGACCGATGCTCCGCGGGCCGGCCGGGACGACGTGGCCCTGCGGCTGGCGGTCGTCGAGGTGCTCCGCAGCCTCGCCGTGGCCGAGCCGCTGCTGATCGTCCTGGACGATGCGCAGTGGCTGGACCCGGAGAGCGCCGGCCTGCTCCGGTTCGCCCTGCGGCTGACCCCGCCCGGGGTGCGGCTGCTCGCCGCCGAGTGCGACCGGGGCGGTACGCCGGTCGCCGAGGCCTTGTGCGGTCCCGGCACCCCGGCCGTACGGGTCCCCCCGCTCGGCGCCGACGAGGTGGCCGAACTCCTGGTCCGGCACGGGCTGCCCGCCCGGCTGGCCGGCCGGATCCACCAGGCCAGCGGCGGCAATCCGCGCCTCGCCCTGGCCCTCGGGCACTCCCTCGCCGAGGCCGGGGACGGCTGCGCGCACCACGCCGACACCCTCCCGGTGTCCGGCCCGGCCCGGCAGGTCACCCGGCGGCTGCTCGCCGAGGCGCCCGACCGGGCGCACCCCGCCCTGCTGCTGGCCGCGCTCACCGGCCGCCCCACCACGGCACTGCTGCGCCGGGCCGGCCGGCCGGACGCGGAGGCGGAGCTCGCCGAGGCGGAGCGGGCCGGGCTGGTCACGGTGGGCCAGGACGGCACCGTCACCTTCACCGCCGGGGCGCTGCCGACCGTGCTGGCCGCCGATGCGGGCTGGCCCGAGCGGGCCGCCGGGCATGCCGCGCTGGCCGCCGCCGTCGACGACCCGGTGCAGGCCGTCCGGCACCGGGCGCTGGCCGTGGACCTCCCGGACGAGCGGCTCGCCGGCGAACTGGGGGAGGCCGCGGCGGCCTGCCGGCGGCGCGGCAACCGGGCCCTGGCCGCCGAACTCGGGCTGCTGGCCGCCGAACGCACCCCCGTGGACCGGCCGGCGGCCGAAATGGCCCGGCTGGTCGCCGCGGCCGAGGACGCCGGCTGGTCCGGGCGGGCCGATCTGGCCCGCCGGGCCGCCCGGGCGGTACTGGCCCGGGATGCCGCGCCCGCCGACCGGGTACGGGCCCGGCTGGCCGTGATCGACGCCGCCGGCCAGGCCCTGGCCGACCTCGACGAAACCTTTGCGCACGCCATGGCCGATGCGGCCGGCGATCCCGCGCTGCGGGCCGCCGTACAGCTGCGGGTGGCGTGGAAGCTGAACCTCAGCGACGGGGATCCGGTGCGCTCGCGCGCGGCTGCCGCCGAGGCCGGGGAGCTGGCCAAGGCGGGCGGGGACCGGGTCGCCGAGGCGATGGCACTGACCGTACGGGCCCGGATGGGCCGGATCCTGGGCGATCCTCAGGCCGAGGAGATCCTCGCGGAGGCACTGGCACTGCCGGCGCCCGACGTGCCGCTGGGCATGCGGAACGCACCGCAGTACCTGGCGGTGCGGCACGCCCTGTTCGACGACCGGTCGGCCGACGCCCGGGAGCAGCTGCTGGTGCTGCTGCCCGCGGTGGAGCGGACCGGCTCCGCCGAGGACGTGTTCGAGGTACTGCGCAGCCTCACCGAGGTGGAGCTGCGCAGCGGCCGGTGCGCGGCCGGTTCGGCTCATGCCCGGCGGGCGCTTCAGCTGACCATCGAGGCGGGCCTGTCCCCCGGGCCGGCCTGGTACCTGGCGGCGATGGCGGAGTACATGGGCGGCAGTTTCGTACGGGCCGCCGGATATGCCCGGCGCGGGGTGCAGGCCTCGGAGGAGGAACGCGACCAGGTGTTCCTCTCCCGGAGTCTGTACGCGCTCGGGCTGGTGGAACTGGCCGGCGGGGAGGCGGCGAAGGCGGTGGCCACGCTGCGCCGGGTCGCGGACCTGGAGGCCGCGCAGCAGGTGGTGGACCCGTCGGTGCTGCGCTGGCACGGGGAGCTGGCCGAGGCCCTGGTGGCGGCGGACGCCCCGGCCGAGGCGGCGGCCCTGCTCGACGAGGTACGGGCGGTGGCGGTGCGGCTCGGCCGTTCCGGGGTGGTCGCCTCGCTGGACCGGGCGCAGGGGCTGCTGATGGCGGCGGCCGGGGAACCGGATGCGGCGGTCGTGCTGCTGGCGGCCACGGCCGAGCGCTTCGAGGGCCTGGGGCTGCCGTGGGAGCGCGGGCGGACCCTGCTGGCGCTGGCCCGGGTGGAGCGGCGGCGGCGCCGGAGGGCTCCGGCGCGGGCCGCGCTGGAGAGCGCGGCGGAGGTCTTCGAGCGGGCCGGGGCGGCGCCGTGGGTGGAGCTGACCCGCCAGGTGCCGGCCGGAACGGGGCGCGGGCCGGCCCCGGGGCGGGGTCCCGGGGCCGGGCCGGAGGTGCTCACCGAGGCGGAGGCCCGGCTGGCCCTGCTGGTCGGGCAGGGGGCGAGCAACCAGGAGGCGGCGGCGAAGCTGTTCCTGAGCGTGAAGACGGTCGAGGCCCGGCTGACGCGCATCTACCAGAAGCTCGACGTCCGCTCCCGGGCCCAGCTGGCGGCGGCGCTGCGCCGCGGCTGA